The Bdellovibrio sp. GT3 genome contains the following window.
ACACTGGCGGTCTTTGCCGGATTGGGGTTGGGAATGGCCCTGCCATTTTTAGCTTTGGCCTACTTCCCGCAAGCACTGCGCATTTTACCCAAGCCCGGTGCCTGGATGGAAAAATTCAAGGAGGTTCTGGCTTTCCCCCTTTTCGCAACAGTCATTTGGCTTTTGTGGGTGCTTGCCCAGCAAATCGAAATGACCGGCGTCCTGTTTGTTTTGATTTTATTTCTGTGTATTGGGCTATGGATCTGGTGCTCAAGACAAATCAGAAATGAAAGATTGAAACAAATAGTTCTGGCAATTGGATTTGTGTTGTCCTTGGCTGCTCTTTATTTTCTACCGGAGTCTTCTTCTATAAAGGGCACTACGACCGCCACTTCTTCAGATTCGTGGAATACCTTCAGTGAAACCAGCATTAACTCAGAACTTAAATCAGGCAATGCCATTTTTATCGACTTTACAGCCGCGTGGTGCATCACCTGTCAGGTGAATAAAAAACTGGTCTTAAACACTACTGATATCCAAAAGCTTTTCAGTGATAACAAAGTCAAACTCTACAAAGCCGACTGGACAGACCGTGATCCCAAGATAACCAAGGCCCTTGCAAGCTTTGGAAGAAATTCATTGCCACTTTATGTCTATTATTCGAAAGGCAGCAAAGAGCCGCAGATTCTACCGGAAATACTAACCAAGTCACTTATTCAAAATCTCTTCACCAATCAGGAGAAATCACCATGAAAATGACGTTACTTGTTCTTGCGACAACTTTAATTTCAAGCTTCGCTTTCGCCGATGCAAGAATTGGCTCTCCAGCGCCCGAGTTTTCCGTAACCGATGCGCAAGGGAAACCACAAAATCTTAAGGACTATAAAGGCAAATACGTGATCCTTGAGTGGTACAACAAGGATTGCCCATATGTTCGTAAACACTACGACAGTGGCAACATGCAAAAGATCCAAAGTGAACTCACTGGCAAAGGTGCTGTTTGGTTAACGGTTGTTTCCTCCGCAAAAGGCAAACAAGGTTATATGACGCCCGGAGAAACCATCACCAACGGAACAAAGGAAGGCTCCAAAGCTTCCGCGATCTTAATTGATGAAAGTGGAACCATGGGAAAAGCCTACGGAGCGAAAACCACTCCGCACATGTACCTGATTGATCCTCAAGGCACACTTCGCTATGCAGGAGCCATTGATAGCGATGATTCCTCTGACAAGAAAACCATCGCCACCGCTCAAAACTATATTATGGCGGCAACGAACAGTGCAATGAAGGGCGAAAAAATTGCCAAGGAAACCAGCAAGCCTTACGGCTGCAGCGTAAAATACTAGTTTCACCAAACTCCTCTACCAATTTTGGCAGAGGAGTTACTTTTCGCTAACTGAAATCAAAACATAGGAGCTGTGATTCAAACCAGCCAACTCAAGCGTTGATAGATTTTGAATCATTATACAATCTCCGGCATGCACCAAATGTCCATGCACCTCAAGCCTGCCCCTAAGGCAAAATATAAAATGTCTTCCACCTTCAAAGTTCAGCGTCGATATCTCGTGCAGGTTTAATACTTTCATCTCGGCCTGAATACGATCTCTTTGATAAATGATTCCTAAATCAACCACGGGCCCTTCAATAAGCTTCGCGTGAATGACTTCTTCACCTGAAAACTCCAGGACCTCCAGCTGGTGCAAATCTTTGCCATTCAAGGTCAAACCCGTGCCTTGAGTGATAACAAGCTTTCGATCACAACCAGGAAATTTTGAGAACGGATCATCTCCGTTTACTTGCGCTGAACTGATTCGCCAAAAAAAATCATCCGGAAACGAAGCCCCTTCGGGACCGATGGCTATTTGCGCAGTCTGCCCCTTGCCATTCTTCCACGGCATAGTTTTATATGATGATTGTTTCAATAAAGTGATCATGGGAATGGAGTCTATTCTAGAGACTCTCCTGGTGCAAAGAATATGGATGAAACAATGACGTCCCCATTTCACTGCAAAAACCATCAAAGTTTCTCGGCGCCACCCCGCGAACTTCGTGATTACACGGATGAATCCACGCGGTCATTCCCTCCCGGGCAGCTCTGTGTGTACTTAGAAATGCTTCAGCCATCCAGACACTATGTCCATCGCGCAACAGGCGATGCTTCGCAGCTTCTTCAGTCACTGGCACGTAGCGGACCTGATAACCTGCGACTTTCGATACTTTCCCTAATACTTCCTCAAGGTTCAAAGCCTCAGGACCTGTCAGATTGATCACCCGATTTTCGTAAAGCCAGGGATTCTCAACCACTTTCAGAGCCACATCGACGACATCGCGCACGTCCACGTAGGAACTTTTCGACCCCCCCTCAGGTAAAAACAAAGCTCCTTGACGAATGGAGTCAGCATGCCTTGAAACAAAGCTCTGCATAAAATGGTTGGGACGAATAACTGCCAATGGCAATCGACTGTCCCGCACCATCTCCTCAATCTGGCCATACGTACGATGAAGAAGAAACTGGGAATCTGCGTCGGCTCCCAGAATTGAATTAAAAACCACAAACCGCACCGCAGAGTTCTTTGCGGCGATGATCGCATTTTGAGCATAAACCAGCATGGACTCAGAAATCGGCAGATTCAGAAAAAGGATATCAGTCTCCTTCATGACCTCTTCGACCAGACTGCGCACTCCCAGATCAACCTGTCTATGCCGTACTTCCGGATCAAAAACAGAAACGTCATGACTTGCAGCAACAAATCGAGCTTGCCTGCCATCAAGTCGCCTCACCAACTCCCGCCCCATTTTACCTGTAGCCCCGGTGATTAAAATTCGCTCTTTCATAGATCACCAGTATCTGATTTTGGCTCTTCCTTTTACAGGTGTATATTAACAAAGGTACGCTTGACTCCCCTCTGGTTTCTCGATTTAGTTGTGTGGTGAAATTTTTTACCGAAAACCTGACGGTTTTTAAAAGAGTCGCCTTTCCATTGTTTGTCCTTTTGGTGTTGTCCAGCAACATCGATCAATTCCTCAATCAACAGGTTGAAACAGCTTTAAGAAACCCGCTTGGAGCCACGCCTCAAGTTTACTGGTTTGGGTTCCTATCAATTATCAGCAGTATCCTGTTCCCGATACTTTTGATCACAACCGCTTTGTATGCCATGCAGTACAAAAAGGTGGCTGCCAGTCTGTCTGACTTTTACGGCAGATACATCAATCAGGTATTTATTGAGACTCTTCGAACCTGGGGCAAAACTCTTTTGTGGGGATTGCTATTTATCCTGCCAGGCATTTGGAAGTTTCTAGAGTACAGCATGGTGCCATTCGTGGTGACCGGTTCCCAACGCTATGACGAAGGAAAAATCGATGCCCTTCAAGCATCTGCCGGTGTCTTTCGTAAACACTGGTTCAAAATAACAGGAATTCTGATTCTATTTCACCTGTTCATCCCCTTGATACTGACCAGTCTCTTTGACTCCTACCGTTTGCTCTGGAAAACACCAGTGCCAAGTCTGGTATTGAACTTACTGGATACATATTTACTGATTATTTCAACACAGCTTTTGTTTAATGTTTTTCAAGACGAGGTAAAAAGACATGAATCTCATGTTTAATTGGAAAGAAGTAAAAAACCGCGGAAAAGGTCTGACTTTTGATGACGTACTTATTATTCCGGCGCGTTCGGATGTTCGCTCTCGTCGCGACCCAAATTTGACGACGAAAGTAACCCGTAATTTTTCCATGGAAACGCCTATTGTCAGCGCCAACATGGACATGGTGACTGAATTCGACATGGCACTAGCCATGCACAACCTTGGCGGCATGGGAATTCTTCACCGCTTTATCACCACGGAAGAACAGGCCTCCCAAGCACGCCGCTTAAAAGAAGCCGGTGTTAAACTTATCTCTGCCAGTGTTGGCGTTGGTGAGGAATTTAAATCCCGCTCCAAAGCCCTGGTGGATGCCGGAGTTAATATCATCACGATCGATATTGCTCACGGCCACTCTGTGCAAATGATGGAAACCATGAAGTGGTTAAAAGACCAGTATCCAAATGTGGATTTGATTGCCGGAAATATGGCAACTCCAGATGCCGCTCGCGATTTGATCGAAGCCGGTGCTGACGCCATCAAAGTGGGAATTGGTCCAGGCTCCATGTGCACAACTCGCATCATCACCGGGTGTGGCGTGCCGCAACTTACAGCCATCGCTCTTTGTTCGGAAATTGCAGAAGCTCATGGTGTCCCGGTCATTGCTGACGGTGGAATTCGCACTTCAGGCGATATGGTAAAAGCCTTCGCCGCAGGTGCAAGCACAGTTATGCTTGGTAGCATGCTCTCGGGTACAATTGAAACTCCGGGGGAAATCAAAAACGGTAAGAAACAATATCGCGGCATGGCTTCACGCTCTGCTCAAGATTCTTGGCGCGGCGGCGTTCCTGAGGGAATGGCTCCAGAAGGCGAATCCACTCAAGTGAATGTCAAAGGACACGTGAAAGATGTCATTCACGAAGTCACTGGTGGCATCCGCTCCGGCATGAGCTACATTAATGCAACCAGCATTGCAGAGATAAAAGACAAAGCCCACTTTATGGAAATGTCTTCTAGTGGTATCTCTGAGTCTCGCGCACACGGAGTAAAGTAAATGGATTCCAGACCCATAGGGGTATTTGATTCAGGCATCGGTGGCTTAACGGTTCTCAAAGAACTTGCCATGCAGTTTCCCCATGAGAGTTTTCTCTACTTGGGCGATACGGCACGCCTTCCCTATGGTTCAAAATCCGCGCACACAATCCGCAAGTACTCTGAGCAAAACATCCAGTTCCTAAAAAAACAGGATGTTAAAGCCATCGTCATCGCTTGCAATACCGCTTCCACACAGGTTCCCGAACCGGAACTTGAAGGACTTCCAATTTACAATGTCATTGGCCCCGGAGCTCAACGCGCTCTGGAGGTCAGCCAAAGTAAACGCATCGGTGTCTTGGGTACTCGGGCGACGATCAACAGCAAAGCATACTCCCATAAAATTATGGATCTGGAGCCGACAGCGACAGTGATCGACCAGGCCTGCCCTTTGTTTGTTCCACTGGCTGAAGAAGGTTGGGATTCCGACCCCGTGACTAATTTGATTGTATTTCGCTATCTCAGTCAGATTCTACAACACTCAATAGACACATTGATATTGGGCTGCACTCATTATCCACTTTTGAAAAACTCCATCGCACGGGTTACGGGCTCCTCCATCGAATTGGTGGATTCCGGCGAAGCGATCGCCAGATGGCTTGAAAGAGATTTCAGCAAAAACAGACTTGGTCGCAACGGCAATAGCAATCATCAGAAGATTGATATTATGACGACGGACTCTTCAGCGCATTTCACAGAAGTGGCATTGAAGATTCTAAAACCACTCAAGGCTGATGAATTCAAAGTTGTGGATTTAGTCTAGATACAAACTTCCAACGGCAGCTCTTGCAAGTTATACGTGCTTGCCATTGAGTATCCATAAGCACCGGAATCAAGGACCGCCAGGAAATCCCCTTCGCGAACAACGGCCATTTGATAGTCTTTCAAAAAGAAATCTGATGACTCACAGATAGGCCCTACCACATCACAAGTGATTTTATTCTGACCTTCCTGAAGAGGTAAAATGCGATGTTCGGCTTCATACAATGAAGGACGAATAAGATGATTCATTCCTGAATCCACAATCACGAATGTTTTTACAGAGGTTTTCTTAATATACTGCACTTGAGTCAACAAGACCCCGGCGTGAGCCACCAGCCAACGACCAGGCTCAGATTGCAGCTCACAATTCAAATCACCCAGAATCCCCTTGGTAATCCCGGCATATTCATTCAAGAGTCGAGACTCCAGTTCGAGATCCAGTTTTTCATAAACCACTCCCAAACCTCCGCCAAAATCAAATCTCTTCAATGTCGGAAACTCTTTTTTCAATTTGATAAATTCATTTTTAAGTTTGATCAAAGCCTCTTGGTAACCGGAGAATTCCAACATCTGCGATCCCAGATGCAGACTCACCCCCACCAATTCCAACGAATCCCCATGTCTTTTCAAACAGGATGACAAATCCGGCAACAAGGACAATTCCATACCAAATTTATTATCCCGCAATCCCGTTGCGATATAGGGATGCGTTTGAATACTGACGTCCGGATTCAAGCGCAATGCCACACAGGCTTTTTTACCCAGGGCCTTGGCAATTTCACCAATACGCTCCAACTCTGGCAGACTCTCAACATTGATCTGGAAAATACCCAACTTCAATGCCTCTGTGATTTCATGACGTGTTTTTCCCACGCCGGAGTACACGATATCCTCAGGCAAGAATCCACTTTCAAGTGCTCTTTTGATTTCTCCCAAGGAAACAACATCCGCACCAGCCCCTGCCATCTTCAGGCACTGCAGGACTTGGGGGTTTGGATTGGCTTTCACTGCAAAGTATAAACGCACCCCATCAAGAGCTGACGCCATCTGATTAAAGCGGGAGCGGATAAAATCGAGGTCGTAGACATAGATGGGACGAATGTAATTCGCGCAGAGAGACATTAAGTTCTTTTTATCCGGCCCAAAATGAAGCTCATTATTGATGTATTCCACAAAAACCTCGTGCTAATATCATTGCCGAACAAAGGACGTTTGTCATGAAAACTTCTATTTTTACTTCCACCTCCAAAGGCATGCCGGTACTCGCTTATGAATTCGGCAACGACACCCATCCGGAAATTTTAATCCTGGGCGGTGTTCATGGAGATGAAATCGAGGGTGTGATCTGCGCGCAGGAACTCCTGAAGCATTTCATGAAGTCTTACACTCATAAATTCAAGCTGACTCTAGTCCCCCAATTCAATCTGGAGGGAGTGATCTACAAAACTCGTGGCAATGGCAACGGTGTGGATCTGAATCGCAATCTGCCAACCAAGGATTGGTCTCCGGAAATTAAAACTCCGCGCTACCATCCGGGACCCAAAGCCGGCAGCGAATCTGAAAACCATGGCTTGATCAAGTACCTGGATGAGAAAAAACCAAAATTGGTTCTTTCACTGCACTCGTGGCAGCCTGTACTTAACGTGAATGGCGATTGCTATGAATTTGCCAACGTCCTGGCAAAGCACACCGGCTATAAAATCGATGATGACATCGGATACCCAACGCCTGGTTGCCTGGGAACCTATGCCGGCCTGGAAAGACCGTGCCCGACTTTAACTTATGAAATCGAACGTGGACAGTCTGCTGAAGACATCATTAAGATTCACGTTCCCGCTATTCTTGACGCTCTAAAGGTTTACGACAAGTAAGGAGACATTCGTGCAACAATCTGTTGAACTACTTTATTCTGATATCCAAAACGGCAAACGCGTTGATCAACTGATGGCGAATGATCTTAAAACCATCTTCGAGGTCATCGAAGGACTGGACGCCGGCCGCCTCCGAGTGGCTGAAAAGAAAGACGGAAAATGGCTGGTCAACGAGTGGGTAAAAAAAGCGATCCTACTCTATTTCCGCGTGCAACAGATGACTGTCATGCAAGCTGGTGACTTCACATACTTTGACAAGATCCCGGTAAAAAAATGGTCCGAAGAGGATGGCGTGCGCGTGGTTCCTCATGCCTTGGCTCGCAAAGGCTCCTTCATTGAAAAAGGCGCGATCCTAATGCCTTCTTACGTTAACATCGGTGCTTATGTTGGTTCAGGCACAATGGTGGACACCTGGGCAACTGTTGGTTCCTGTGCCCAGATAGGAAAGAATGTTCATCTGTCTGGCGGCGTGGGCATTGGTGGCGTACTTGAACCAGTTCAGGCTTCTCCGGTTATTATTGAAGACAACGCTTTCGTTGGAAGTCGTTGCATCGTCGTTGAAGGTGCGATCATCGAAGAGGGTGCGGTTCTTGGAGCTGGGGTAACAATTACGGCATCCACAAAAATCATCGACGTGACCGGAAGCAAACCAGTTGAAATGAAGGGTCGAGTCCCGGCAAATTCAGTTGTCATCCCAGGAACTCAGATGAAGAACTTCCCGGCTGGAGAATTTGGCGTGCCGTGCGCACTGATTATCGGTCAACGCAAAGCAAGCACTGACCTTAAAACTTCTCTGACAGATGCGCTTCGCGATTTCCAAGTGAGCGTTTAAAACTCAAAGTCCTTTTACACTAAAAAGCCCCTCTGAAATCCAGTGGGGCTTTTTTTTATTTCATTCGTAACGCCTCAGAAGGCTGAACCTCAGTAGCAGTTCTTGACGGAATATAAGAACCTAAAAAGGCTATCAATGAGCTTACTATCAACACTCCGAACACCAGCCACCAATCCACGAGGCTTGGTATAGTCGTGTCGTAAAAAGTATGCGATGACCACATGTTAATGGGGTTGTTTTGAATATACAGACTTAGCCCCGTACCGATCACCGTTCCGACCAGCACACCAGAACCCGCCAACAGAAAACCAATTTGCGTGAAAATCTTAACAGTCCGTTTACCCGATAATCCAATGGTTCGAAGAACTGCAATATCCCGTCTTTTCTGGGACAATAACAAAGCCAACACGGTTAAAATGGAACTTGCTGCGATCATTCCAGCAAGACCCAAAAAAACTCCAATGGTCAATTTTTCCAGTTTCAAAGCGTAAAACAAAGCTGAATTGCGATCCATCCAGGTCTCCACCTGAACATCGGTGAACTTCATCAGATCATCCCGAACATTTGCAACGCGACTCTCATCTGCGAGCCACATTTCAATTCCCACTTTTTTTAGATCTCCGCTATCCAGAGCTCTTAGTGCTTTGCCTCGCTGATAATACAGGTACTGCGAATCCACATCAGCCAAGGCCGTGGTAACCACTCTTTTTACTCGCACCCGCTCAAACTTCGGAGTTTGCCCCGGAGGCAATAAAAGACCGGTCGGAGAAACCACTGTGATGAAATCACCATCGAATACGCCAAGCGATTGCGCCAAGTCCACACCCAGAACAACTTCTCCTTCGTCAGGCACATCCTGGGGATCCCATACATACGAGGGCGGTCCACCGACAGCATTCTGCGGCTTATCTGCATCCAGCTTCGCCAATTGCGATATAAAATATTCCAGACTGTTTCTCGTCACTCCACGGGCAAAGGCGCCCTTGAATTGACCATCCTGACTGCGTAAAATTACATCCTGAGTTTCATAAACATAGGCCTGCGTTGTGGGGTCTTCCTTGATACGGGAATAGACCGGATGAGTTTCCAGTCCCATCGCATTTTGCACACCAGGCACTGTGACGTAAAGATGAGGCTCAAGCCCCAGAATTCTTTTGCGAATACTGGCATTCATCCCATTCATCACAAAGAGGACCACCAGAAATGCGGTGACACTGATGGTGATCCCGCCAATGGATAGAAACGCAATTCGGCGAATCAGCGCACCCGCACGTTTTGAGAAGATAAAATGACGAAAGAGATGTCCAACTAACATCTCTTTATCTTATTGTTTCAATTGTGGGATTCAAGCCTTTTATAGGCTATTTAATGGGCTATTTTTTCTCACTCGCCGGCACACGCTGCAGAGCTTCCTCTTTACGAACTTCACGTACATTGCTTTCCATAAAGAAACTCTTTTGCATCGCCTTTAGCGTCACAACAGTTTCGTTTAAGACTTCAAGCATCCGACGCGAGGCTTGTGGAATCTCAGGTCCCAGCTCCTTCGCCGCAGGCCCTACCGCCTGGGTCACAACCGCCAGATTTTGCATCATAACCGCCAAATCTTTAGCAAGTTCTGGATTCTGTTTGTTCAGCTCCGGCAAAATACGGTTGATCTCGGAAGTTGTGATCGCCAGATTGCGCATTGTAGTTTCCAAGGAATCATTGGCTGTGGCCTGCTTGGAAAGTTTAATCACCTCATGGGACATCACTGTCATGTTTTTCATCAGTGGATCCATACGATCGATCACACGAACAAAACTGGCTGCACGGTCTTTATCCGCAAAAGCCTCAACCAGCATTTGCAAATTCTCCAGTAAACCACCCACGCGGGCCATGGTCATACTGATATTGCGACTGCTTAGCATGGACACGATATCCATGGATTCATTCGACTGAATAAAACTATTGGAGGCTAAAATCGGAGCTTTCTCCGTGCCCACCGTCACTTCAAGAATTTTTTCCCCGATAATAAACGGACGATTCAACTGAACGGTACTGTCCTGACGGATTCTTTCCTGGAACTTACTCAGCACATAGAAAGTCACTTCAATCTTGTTATCCGTTCTTAGCTCAACATTCTCAATCGCTCCGGCACGAAGACCCGCCATATGCACAGTCGTCCCCTGATGCAATCCATCGGCATTTTCGAATGTCGTCGTGTAGTAGGTTTTGGAATCAAACCACCCCTGCTTCACAGCAATACTCACCGCCGTCCCCAGTACACCCAGGATTGCAACGCCAACAAAAAGTCCCGCAACTCGTTCAAATTTATTGAACTTCACTTTCATCATAGGTGTACAACTCTCTTCTCTGGATCCACCGGCTGGAAGTAAAGCTGGCCATCATCCAAATGAACGATTTGATAGTTAAATAGATTCATGAATTTTTCATCATAGGAACTGATGAATACGTGATTCAGGCAGCCCTCTTTACGCAGCTGATGAATATAATCCACCAAAGTATAAACACTGTCCTGACCCAATCCCACACTTGGATCATCCAAGAGCAGAATCTGCGGCCTCATAACCATTGCACGCAAAAGACAAGTCAACTTACGCAGACGGCCTGGAACATGTGCTGGTCTTTCATGAGCAAATTTAGTGACATCAAAAATTTTGAAAATTTCCTCCACGCGGGCTTTGGCGTCCTCGGGACTTAAAACCTTGTGATAAAGAAGTGGCAGCATCATATTATCGAACAACGACTGATTGTTAATCAAACCGCCATAATCAAATGAGTAACCAATTTGCAAACGGTAAGGCAAAAACTCCTCGAAGGACATATCACAGACGTTTTGACCATTGATCAAAAACTGTCCGGACTGAGGCATCTGCAACCCTGCCAAAATCTGCAACAAGGAGCTTTTTCCAGCCCCTTCCTCTGCTTTAACCCAAAGGATTTCATTCATGGGAAAATCGAATTCAACATTGGCAATAACAGGATCCTGCCCTTCATGCGAAAAAGAAACGCCTTCAAACTTCAGATTTTCGATCTTCATTATAAAACCCCCAGATTGCGCAACTGATTTAAATAAAACAAAGCTGTTACAATTAAATTAAATACGATGACGAAAATGATACTGTTCACCACGGCCTGCGTGGTGACTTGTGGCACTTCCGTCGGGCTCTTTTTCACGGATAGCCCCTGATAACAGGACACCACGAAAATAATCATTCCACTGAAACTGTTTTTCAAAAGAAAGATCCAGAAATCATCAAAGGAAAATGCCGTCATCAGCGATTCCGCATAGAAAGCAAAGGGCATATCCTGAATGAACTTGGTCACAAAGAATCCGCCGATCAACGCCACAAAATTGAAGTAAAAAGCCAGGCAAAGCATGCTGATCACGCCACCCAAAACCCGCGGAAACACGATGTAACTCAAGGGATTGATTCCCATGACTTCCAAGGCTTCGATCTCCCGGTTTGCGCGCATGTTTCCAATCTCAGAAGCCACCGCTGTACCAGATCTTGCAGTCACAACCAGCGCCACCAGGAGGGGGCCGGCTTCACGCAGAATCATCACAATCAAAAAGGGCCCCACCATTTGAGTTCCGCCGAACTTCGTCAGGTTGGATAAAGATTGCAGCACCAGGACGCTGCCCGAGGCCAAAGCAAGCACACTCACCAACGGCAACGCCTGCCAACCAGTGAAATATATCTGCGCAGAAATTACTCGAATGATCTGGCGCATCCCCTGGGTTTGATCAAGAACGGTTGCACGAAGGGAAAGATATACCATCAGGAGAACACGCCACGTGTACTCCGCATTCTTTGTCACAAATCTCCCGAGGGAGTCGATTTGTAAGAATAAAGAATTCATTTAATTTCCCCAGTTTCCTAGGGACTTTATCGGTGTAAATCGTACTTTCGTTTACAAACCAAGGTCTGGTTTTAATAGGCCCACAAGGAATAAAAGAACGACTTTAAGGCTTCAAACCCTGTTTCCGG
Protein-coding sequences here:
- a CDS encoding FtsX-like permease family protein, with the translated sequence MLVGHLFRHFIFSKRAGALIRRIAFLSIGGITISVTAFLVVLFVMNGMNASIRKRILGLEPHLYVTVPGVQNAMGLETHPVYSRIKEDPTTQAYVYETQDVILRSQDGQFKGAFARGVTRNSLEYFISQLAKLDADKPQNAVGGPPSYVWDPQDVPDEGEVVLGVDLAQSLGVFDGDFITVVSPTGLLLPPGQTPKFERVRVKRVVTTALADVDSQYLYYQRGKALRALDSGDLKKVGIEMWLADESRVANVRDDLMKFTDVQVETWMDRNSALFYALKLEKLTIGVFLGLAGMIAASSILTVLALLLSQKRRDIAVLRTIGLSGKRTVKIFTQIGFLLAGSGVLVGTVIGTGLSLYIQNNPINMWSSHTFYDTTIPSLVDWWLVFGVLIVSSLIAFLGSYIPSRTATEVQPSEALRMK
- a CDS encoding guanosine monophosphate reductase — its product is MFNWKEVKNRGKGLTFDDVLIIPARSDVRSRRDPNLTTKVTRNFSMETPIVSANMDMVTEFDMALAMHNLGGMGILHRFITTEEQASQARRLKEAGVKLISASVGVGEEFKSRSKALVDAGVNIITIDIAHGHSVQMMETMKWLKDQYPNVDLIAGNMATPDAARDLIEAGADAIKVGIGPGSMCTTRIITGCGVPQLTAIALCSEIAEAHGVPVIADGGIRTSGDMVKAFAAGASTVMLGSMLSGTIETPGEIKNGKKQYRGMASRSAQDSWRGGVPEGMAPEGESTQVNVKGHVKDVIHEVTGGIRSGMSYINATSIAEIKDKAHFMEMSSSGISESRAHGVK
- a CDS encoding 2,3,4,5-tetrahydropyridine-2,6-dicarboxylate N-succinyltransferase, which codes for MQQSVELLYSDIQNGKRVDQLMANDLKTIFEVIEGLDAGRLRVAEKKDGKWLVNEWVKKAILLYFRVQQMTVMQAGDFTYFDKIPVKKWSEEDGVRVVPHALARKGSFIEKGAILMPSYVNIGAYVGSGTMVDTWATVGSCAQIGKNVHLSGGVGIGGVLEPVQASPVIIEDNAFVGSRCIVVEGAIIEEGAVLGAGVTITASTKIIDVTGSKPVEMKGRVPANSVVIPGTQMKNFPAGEFGVPCALIIGQRKASTDLKTSLTDALRDFQVSV
- the murI gene encoding glutamate racemase; the encoded protein is MDSRPIGVFDSGIGGLTVLKELAMQFPHESFLYLGDTARLPYGSKSAHTIRKYSEQNIQFLKKQDVKAIVIACNTASTQVPEPELEGLPIYNVIGPGAQRALEVSQSKRIGVLGTRATINSKAYSHKIMDLEPTATVIDQACPLFVPLAEEGWDSDPVTNLIVFRYLSQILQHSIDTLILGCTHYPLLKNSIARVTGSSIELVDSGEAIARWLERDFSKNRLGRNGNSNHQKIDIMTTDSSAHFTEVALKILKPLKADEFKVVDLV
- a CDS encoding MlaD family protein; translation: MMKVKFNKFERVAGLFVGVAILGVLGTAVSIAVKQGWFDSKTYYTTTFENADGLHQGTTVHMAGLRAGAIENVELRTDNKIEVTFYVLSKFQERIRQDSTVQLNRPFIIGEKILEVTVGTEKAPILASNSFIQSNESMDIVSMLSSRNISMTMARVGGLLENLQMLVEAFADKDRAASFVRVIDRMDPLMKNMTVMSHEVIKLSKQATANDSLETTMRNLAITTSEINRILPELNKQNPELAKDLAVMMQNLAVVTQAVGPAAKELGPEIPQASRRMLEVLNETVVTLKAMQKSFFMESNVREVRKEEALQRVPASEKK
- the lysA gene encoding diaminopimelate decarboxylase; its protein translation is MEYINNELHFGPDKKNLMSLCANYIRPIYVYDLDFIRSRFNQMASALDGVRLYFAVKANPNPQVLQCLKMAGAGADVVSLGEIKRALESGFLPEDIVYSGVGKTRHEITEALKLGIFQINVESLPELERIGEIAKALGKKACVALRLNPDVSIQTHPYIATGLRDNKFGMELSLLPDLSSCLKRHGDSLELVGVSLHLGSQMLEFSGYQEALIKLKNEFIKLKKEFPTLKRFDFGGGLGVVYEKLDLELESRLLNEYAGITKGILGDLNCELQSEPGRWLVAHAGVLLTQVQYIKKTSVKTFVIVDSGMNHLIRPSLYEAEHRILPLQEGQNKITCDVVGPICESSDFFLKDYQMAVVREGDFLAVLDSGAYGYSMASTYNLQELPLEVCI
- a CDS encoding NmrA family NAD(P)-binding protein, producing MKERILITGATGKMGRELVRRLDGRQARFVAASHDVSVFDPEVRHRQVDLGVRSLVEEVMKETDILFLNLPISESMLVYAQNAIIAAKNSAVRFVVFNSILGADADSQFLLHRTYGQIEEMVRDSRLPLAVIRPNHFMQSFVSRHADSIRQGALFLPEGGSKSSYVDVRDVVDVALKVVENPWLYENRVINLTGPEALNLEEVLGKVSKVAGYQVRYVPVTEEAAKHRLLRDGHSVWMAEAFLSTHRAAREGMTAWIHPCNHEVRGVAPRNFDGFCSEMGTSLFHPYSLHQESL
- a CDS encoding HutD/Ves family protein; the protein is MITLLKQSSYKTMPWKNGKGQTAQIAIGPEGASFPDDFFWRISSAQVNGDDPFSKFPGCDRKLVITQGTGLTLNGKDLHQLEVLEFSGEEVIHAKLIEGPVVDLGIIYQRDRIQAEMKVLNLHEISTLNFEGGRHFIFCLRGRLEVHGHLVHAGDCIMIQNLSTLELAGLNHSSYVLISVSEK
- a CDS encoding cell division ATP-binding protein FtsE, which codes for MKIENLKFEGVSFSHEGQDPVIANVEFDFPMNEILWVKAEEGAGKSSLLQILAGLQMPQSGQFLINGQNVCDMSFEEFLPYRLQIGYSFDYGGLINNQSLFDNMMLPLLYHKVLSPEDAKARVEEIFKIFDVTKFAHERPAHVPGRLRKLTCLLRAMVMRPQILLLDDPSVGLGQDSVYTLVDYIHQLRKEGCLNHVFISSYDEKFMNLFNYQIVHLDDGQLYFQPVDPEKRVVHL
- a CDS encoding redoxin domain-containing protein, which translates into the protein MKMTLLVLATTLISSFAFADARIGSPAPEFSVTDAQGKPQNLKDYKGKYVILEWYNKDCPYVRKHYDSGNMQKIQSELTGKGAVWLTVVSSAKGKQGYMTPGETITNGTKEGSKASAILIDESGTMGKAYGAKTTPHMYLIDPQGTLRYAGAIDSDDSSDKKTIATAQNYIMAATNSAMKGEKIAKETSKPYGCSVKY
- a CDS encoding M14 family zinc carboxypeptidase; protein product: MAEQRTFVMKTSIFTSTSKGMPVLAYEFGNDTHPEILILGGVHGDEIEGVICAQELLKHFMKSYTHKFKLTLVPQFNLEGVIYKTRGNGNGVDLNRNLPTKDWSPEIKTPRYHPGPKAGSESENHGLIKYLDEKKPKLVLSLHSWQPVLNVNGDCYEFANVLAKHTGYKIDDDIGYPTPGCLGTYAGLERPCPTLTYEIERGQSAEDIIKIHVPAILDALKVYDK